TCTTTCGGAACTTGTCTTGGTTGTTGTGTGGTAACTCCAATCATCCCAGGTCAGAAGGCACTTTCTTCATTTCGACACACCCAAATACACCGAATTCATCGGTGGATTCAGGCTTAGCCCGCCCGCGGTGTCGGGTCCGCGCCGAGTACCCGGAACACCCGGGTGAGCTCCGCGCCGGTGATCAGGTTGGTGCCCGGGGCGATCAGCCACATCACCGCGATCCCCTGGAACATCGTGAAATAGAACTTCGCGACGGCCAGGGCATCTTCCTCGGCCAGGTCCGGGAACGACTCCCGCAGGCTGACAGCCAGTTCCGAGCAGGCCCGCTCGGTGGCCTCGGCCATGTAGACCTGGGTCTCCGGGGATCGGGAGGCGACCATGCCGTTCTCCATCCCGAGCAGCAACTGGTCGCGATTCTGCTCGAGGATCCCCAGCAGCCCGTCCATGGTCGGGGCCAGCGATTCGGCCGGCGCGCGACCGGTCGCGGCCACGCGGATCACCTCCTCGAAATCGTCGCCGATCTCGGTACCCATCGCCTCGAGTACCGCCTCCGTGACGAGCCGGTCCTTGGAGCCGAAGTGGTAGCCGATGGCCGCGAGGCTGACCCCGGCGGCGCTCGCGATGTCACGGGCGGTCACCTTGGCCAGTCCCCGTTCGAGGATGGCCTTGCGGGCGCCCGCCAGCAGATCTTCACGGTTTCCCATGTCAGCCACCCTACCAGCGTCTTAGACATTTGTTCTAGACAGGTGTGCCAGACCGTGTTACACATATGTCTAAGACGTTCGAACCAAACGAAGGAACGACATCATGAGCACCACCCACGTACTGGTCGCCGGTGGCGGAATCGCCGGCAATGCCGTTGCGCTGCAACTGCTCCGGGCCGGAATCCAGGTCACCCTCGTCGAGCGGGCCGACGCCCCGCGGCCGGGCGGCCAGGCCGTCGACCTGCGCGGGCCGAGCAAGGAGGCGGCCGACCGGATGGGTCTGCTGGCGGGTATCCGGCGCCATCAGCTCCACGAACTCGGCCTGATCTACGTCGACGGGAACGGACGCGAGTACGCCCGGATGTCGATGGAGTCGATGGACGGCACCGGGCCGGTCGCCGAGATCGAGATCACCCGCGGTGACCTCAATCAGGTACTGCTGGACGAGGTGGCCAAGGCCGGCGGCGAACTGGACTACCGCTACGGCGACTGGATCGAGGCGATCGAGCAGAACGACGCCGGCGCCGACGTCACCTTCGCCTCCGGCCGCACCGGCCGATAC
This DNA window, taken from Nocardia sp. BMG111209, encodes the following:
- a CDS encoding TetR/AcrR family transcriptional regulator, whose protein sequence is MGNREDLLAGARKAILERGLAKVTARDIASAAGVSLAAIGYHFGSKDRLVTEAVLEAMGTEIGDDFEEVIRVAATGRAPAESLAPTMDGLLGILEQNRDQLLLGMENGMVASRSPETQVYMAEATERACSELAVSLRESFPDLAEEDALAVAKFYFTMFQGIAVMWLIAPGTNLITGAELTRVFRVLGADPTPRAG